One Brassica napus cultivar Da-Ae chromosome C2, Da-Ae, whole genome shotgun sequence DNA window includes the following coding sequences:
- the LOC125582281 gene encoding uncharacterized protein LOC125582281, with protein sequence MKQDEVEGDDYDADKINSEKENREKLAKSQVVELIKTGDLFLNKTVLKARFELCAMKHNFHYTVTNSNKSVWCIRCADKVCFWGARAECLKGSTYFIIKKYVGVHSCAPLNKTSAGKTASAKTIGSLLMHKYEGIKEGPKAKDIVQIMRNDYGCEISYSLAWDSREYAVNAVRGIPEESYGKIPKYLHMLREANPGTHSSYKTDVDGRFRYMFIAFGQSIRGFNTVMRRVIVVDGTFLKSKFKGVLLVATTIDGNSNLYPIAFGIVDSQNKQSWEWFMRQLKVVVADDNGLAFISDRQVSIAKALEKVYPLARHGICIHHLLNNVISYFKGKGLAGLISKASKAYRVVDFKKTFAHVCNISPAIGNYLMEADVKKWARCQFHGYKYDIRTNNPAESINSMLRSPREFPVIPLLDSIREMLTRWFFKRKKLISKHTHRLTIDVEEKIDRRIGKGKTFRVYPVTDSQLLVKGDTIDCFVDLDKRTRSCGKYDLLKIPCRHAIKAGFFVGREP encoded by the coding sequence atgAAGCAAGACGAGGTTGAAGGAGATGATTATGATGCTGACAAGATCAattctgaaaaagaaaacagagaaaaattgGCAAAGAGTCAGGTGGTGGAATTGATTAAGACGGGAGATCTTTTCCTCAACAAAACAGTTTTGAAAGCGAGGTTTGAGTTATGTGCAATGAAGCATAACTTTCACTACACAGTTACCAACTCCAATAAATCAGTTTGGTGTATTAGATGCGCTGATAAGGTGTGCTTTTGGGGTGCTCGAGCTGAGTGTTTAAAGGGCtccacatattttattattaagaagTATGTCGGTGTACATTCCTGCGCACCTTTAAACAAAACCAGTGCCGGCAAGACAGCTTCAGCGAAAACGATAGGCAGTCTGCTAATGCATAAATATGAAGGTATCAAGGAAGGGCCTAAAGCGAAAGATATTGTTCAGATTATGCGTAATGATTATGGATGTGAGATCTCTTATTCTTTAGCATGGGATTCCCGTGAATATGCAGTCAACGCTGTTAGAGGTATTCCAGAGGAAAGTTATGGGAAAATACCAAAATACTTGCACATGCTGCGAGAGGCCAATCCGGGTACACATTCCTCTTACAAGACTGACGTCGATGGTAGATTTCGATATATGTTTATAGCGTTTGGTCAATCGATCAGAGGCTTTAACACAGTCATGAGGCGTGTCATTGTTGTCGATGGAACATTCTTGAAGAGTAAATTCAAAGGGGTGCTACTGGTTGCAACTACTATAGAtggaaattcaaatttatatcctATTGCATTTGGGATAGTAGACTCTCAGAATAAACagtcttgggaatggtttatgaGACAATTAAAAGTTGTTGTTGCTGATGATAATGGTTTGGCTTTTATTTCGGATAGACAAGTGTCAATAGCGAAGGCACTGGAGAAAGTGTATCCGCTAGCGAGACATGgtatttgtattcatcatttgttgaataatgtgaTATCATATTTCAAGGGGAAGGGATTAGCTGGGTTGATTTCTAAGGCTTCAAAGGCTTATAGAGTGGTTGATTTCAAGAAGACGTTTGCTCATGTTTGCAATATCAGTCCAGCAATTGGAAATTATCTTATGGAAGCAGATGTCAAAAAGTGGGCTAGATGTCAATTTCATGGATACAAGTATGACATTAGGACAAACAATCCTGCAGAGTCAATAAATTCTATGTTGCGTTCGCCGAGAGAGTTTCCCGTAATTCCTTTGTTGGACAGTATTAGAGAAATGCTGACACGCTGGTTTTTTAAGCGTAAGAAGTTGATTTCAAAGCACACCCACCGTTTGACCATAGATGTGGAGGAAAAGATTGATAGGAGAATTGGAAAGGGAAAAACTTTCAGAGTTTACCCTGTAACCGATAGCCAGCTGCTTGTTAAAGGCGATACAATTGACTGCTTTGTTGATTTGGACAAACGGACTCGTTCTTGTGGGAAGTACGACCTCTTGAAAATCCCTTGTAGACACGCAATAAAAGCTGGTTTCTTTGTTGGTAGAGAACCATAA
- the LOC125582280 gene encoding uncharacterized protein LOC125582280 — protein MDHIEAFERICNFSRSNGVPPDYVKSTLFPFSLEGKASRWLQSLPTGSLTSWDQVRSTFLSHFYTKSKTAALRHRISNFKQKSDEPFHEAWEIYKEYQRECPHHGFDDDYILEVFYDGVSYEFRNTLDSSSNGDFMTQTTPGAFALIENMASSSLNKNKEHDRSKSVNSIDDLATKVDQLLKGNQSQLFIMEKATPEKSAGDLAFEAELSRDDQLEVSYVNGQGWQLKNYHPNPNVRNNQQLFWPKQDKPTDPAQSNQGQYAGYQKNYQPRAYVLSQPQNNTPQMQKHQNPQPATSAPIVAPQDETKVMLQQLLQGQQLQGKALNQVTTEISTRMNHMFRDLSTKYDNVASHMRQMDIQIAQTAESVKRQQVQLRSGKQLSEPEKRRFATAEKGKQKESKQLPAETPAVERNTEPVVGTSSPGPEQPAEDVRPIPEVVPPREYIRKVPYPIPAKATRKDREEMKCRKMLDDLTVRIPLMDAIQMIPSMRNFMKGLISGKISEESEFMIVSKECSAVLQNRQIKKQGDPGKFVLSIQIGKTVFACSLVDLGSSVNLMPYYVARRLGYTHFKPTKMSLVFADRSFKSPVGILEDLQVKVGNTSVPADFVVLELEEESKDPLILGRPFLCTVGAIIDVRQSKIDLNLGDIVMQFEMDELLKKPMLDGQTFEVDEGIDPLQPREGMVKEILTEDPLELALVRAEAEQSVVHIDADGYAKMLDFARSIGRMVVSLSLGEASNRDENTPAGATPTPNLHVPPNQPDDP, from the exons ATGGACCACATAGAGGCCTTTGAGAGGATCTGCAATTTCTCTCGCTCTAATGGAGTGCCACCAGATTATGTCAAATCCACGttgttcccattctctcttgaagGGAAAGCTTCTCGCTGGTTGCAATCTCTCCCAACCGGTTCTCTCACCTCATGGGACCAGGTTCGATCAACATTCCTGAGCCACTTCTACACAAAGTCCAAAACCGCGGCTTTACGGCACAGAATCTCCAACTTCAAGCAGAAGTCTGATGAACCTTTTCATGAAGCTTGGGAAATTTATAAGGAATACCAGAGAGAGTGCCCACACCATGGGTTTGATGATGATTACATATTGGAGGTGTTCTACGATGGAGTGAGTTATGAGTTCCGAAACACCCTTGACTCTTCTAgtaatggagacttcatgactcaaaccacacCTGGTGCGTTTGCgttgattgagaacatggcatCAAGTTCACTGaacaagaacaaggagcatgaCCGCTCGAAGAGTGTGAACAGCATAGATGATCTCGCTACGAAGGTGGACCAACTGCTTAAGGGAAACCAAAGCCAATTGTTCATAATGGAAAAAGCAACTCCTGAGAAGAGTGCCGGTGACCTGGCGTTTGAAGCTGAATTATCAAGGGACGATCAGCTAGAGGTGAGCTACGTGAATGGGCAAGGATGGCAGCTCAAAAACTACCACCCAAACCCTAACGTGCGGAACAACCAACAGCTTTTCTGGCCTAAGCAAGATAAACCAACTGATCCTGCACAGAGTAACCAAGGTCAGTATGCCGGGTATCAAAAGAACTACCAACCCCGGGCTTATGTTCTAAGCCAACCGCAGAACAACACACCCCAGATGCAGAAACACCAGAACCCTCAACCAGCTACCTCCGCTCCTATCGTTGCTCCGCAAGATGAGACAAAGGTCATGTTGCAGCAGCTGCTCCAAGGACAACAGCTCCAAGGGAAAGCTCTGAACCAGGTTACTACCGAGATCAGTACCAGAATGAACCATATGTTCAGAGATTTGAGCACCAAGTACGATAATGTCGCGAGCCATATGAGACAGATGGACATTCAGATAGCTCAGACTGCTGAGAGCGTCAAGAGGCAGCAAG TTCAACTGAGGAGCGGAAAGCAACTTTCCGAGCCGGAGAAGAGGAGGTTCGCCACGGCTGAGAAAGGGAAGCAGAAAGAGTCGAAACAACTACCAGCCGAAACCCCGGCAGTTGAGAGGAATACGGAACCAGTAGTTGGAACAAGTTCGCCGGGGCCAGAACAACCAGCTGAAGATGTTCGCCCGATCCCAGAGGTTGTTCCTCCTCGCGAATACATTCGTAAAGTCCCTTACCCTATTCCAGCAAAGGCCACTCGTAAGGACAGAGAGGAGATGAAGTGCAGGAAGATGCTGGATGACCTAACCGTCCGAATCCCTTTGATGGATGCGATCCAGATGATCCCCTCCATGCGCAACTTTATGAAGGGATTGATCTCAGGAAAAATATCAGAGGAGAGCGAATTCATGATAGTTTCCAAGGAGTGCAGCGCAGTGCTTCAGAACAGGCAGATAAAGAAGCAAGGAGACCCCGGCAAGTTCGTCCTCTCTATCCAGATTGGGAAGACAGTTTTTGCATGTTCCTTGGTTGATCTTGGATCCAGTGTGAACCTCATGCCTTACTATGTAGCACGACGTCTAGGATACACGCATTTCAAACCAACTAAGATGTCCTTAGTGTTCGCGGATAGATCATTCAAATCCCCAGTTGGCATACTAGAGGATCTCCAAGTAAAAGTCGGAAACACCTCTGTTCCAGCAGACTTCGTTgttctggagctggaagaagAGTCTAAAGATCCTCTCATCTTGGGAAGACCATTCCTATGTACTGTTGGAGCCATCATTGATGTGCGACAAAGTAAGATTGATCTGAATCTTGGGGACATAGTCATGCAATTCGAGATGGATGAACTACTAAAAAAGCCGATGTTAGATGGCCAGACCTTTGAGGTTGATGAAGGGATTGACCCGCTGCAACCTCGTGAAGGAATGGTCAAGGAGATTCTTACAGAAGACCCACTTGAGCTTGCACTAGTAAGAGCTGAGGCCGAGCAGAGTGTCGTACACATTGATGCAGACGGGTATGCCAAGATGCTTGATTTCGCAAGGAGTATAGGAAGAATGGTAGTgagtctaagtctgggggaggcaAGCAACAGGGACGAGAACActccagctggagcgacccctaCACCGAACTTGCATGTTCCGCCGAACCAACCAGATGATCCCTGA